AGTGGTTCGCCGTGCCGACGATCACCGCCAGGGTCAGCAGCGGATGCAGCAGCCACAGCCGGCGCCAGCGGGACCGGGTCGCCATGATCAGGCCGATCGCGACCATGAGTGCCCAGCCGAAGTGCAGCGACGGCATGGCGGCGAACTGGTTCGCCATGGAGTCGGTCTGCGGCGTGGCCCCGTACACCGTCGGCCCGTACGCCTGCCCGGTGTCCACCAGGCGCGCCACATCCAGCATGCGGGGCGGGGCGAGCGGAAACGTGAGGTGGACCACCAGCGCGGCGCCGGTGACCAGGGCGAGCACCCGGCGGGCCCACAGATAGTGGTCCGGCCGCCGGACGTAGAGCCAGACCAGGAAGGCCGCGGTGGCCGTGAAGTGGACGGCCACGTAGTAGACGTTCGCCGCGCGGACGAGGGCCTCGCCGTGCAGCAGTGCGGACTGCACGGCGCCCTCGTCCGGCAGGTGCAGGGAGCGCTCCCAGCCCCAGACCCGGTGGGCGTTGCGGAAGGCCTCGGCAGTGTGGCCGTTCGCCAGTTGCCGGCCGAACTTGTAGACGAGGAAGAGACCTGCGACCAGCAGGACCTCACGGACGAGGGGCGGCCGCCGGATCGCGGCCGTGTCCCCTCTTGCAGGCTCGGTTAGGGAATCCATCCCCCGGCCCCTTTGCTGACAGTACGTGCGTGCGGTGGTGCGTGGTGAGCCCAGGAGGGGACCCACTCGACAGACGAGTGGGTCCTGTCCAAGGCTCATCGATACGTCAGTGTACCGATACGCTTCCGTACCGGTACACTGACGTATCGATATACTGGTGTGAAGCGGCCCACGTGGCCGACCGGGAATAAGACCGAGGAGTCAAGCCCATGACGTCGCAGGCAGCGGACGCACCGGAGACGGTTGTCGCCTCGCGCCGCTCCAAGCTCACGCCCGAGCGTGAGCAGGAGTTCTTCGACGCTGTGCTCGAACAGATCCGCGAATGCGGCTACGAGGCGCTCACCATGGAGGGGGTCGCCGCCAGCGCGCGGTGCAGCAAGTCGACGCTGTACCGGCAGTGGAAGACGAAACCTCAGTTCGTGGCCGCCGCGCTCAGGGCCAGCCGCTGTGCGCGGATCGCGGGTGCCGACACCGGTTCGCTCGCCGGGGACCTGCGCGCCGCCGCGCGGGCCGCGGCCCAGTGGTCGAACAGCGACACCAAACTGCTCCAGGCTCTTGGTCATGCCGTGATGCAGGACCAGGAGCTCGCGCAGGCGCTGCGCGAAGCCCTCGTCGAACCCGAGGTCAACTCTCTGCAGGGGATCGTCCGGCGTGGCGTGGAGCGCGGCGAGGTGCCGGCCGACCATCCGGCGCTGGAGTACGTTCCCGCGCAGCTGCTGGGCGTGATGCGCGTGCGCCCGCTCCTGGAGGGGCGGTACGCGGACGAGGAGTACCTCGTGCGCTTCGTCGAGGCGGTGCTGCTTCCGCAGCTCGGACTGACATGAGACTCAGGTCGCCGTCCGTGGGATGACCGGACGTCGGCCTGTTCGCGCCGCACCGTGGGGACGGGGGCGGCGCACCCCCGGCCGGGTGGGGTTCCTCTTGAGCGGAGAGGCGCCCCACCCGGCCGCACCACGTTCGGCCGGGTGCGTGCGGGACGCGGTCTCAGATGTTCTGGCCGTCGCCGCTCGCCGCCGACGCCTTGATGCCCTTGGTGATCTTGTCCAGCACGGCCGGCTCGGGCGCGTTCGATCCGACGTCGAGGCCGAAGCGGACGACGACGAGCCGCTTGGAGTCGGCGGGCGACGGGAAGACCAGCGACTCGACATAGCCGTCCGCGCCCTTGCTGGTGATCGCCTTCCAGCGGACCATGTAGCCCTTCTGCCCGGCCACGGTCACCGCCTTGGAGGCCAGCACCTCGTGCGAGGTGATCCCACCGTAGGACTTGCCGCCGTACGACTCCTCGGCGTTCTTGGCGATGTCCTGCTTGGCCGCGGCCTCGGCGGTGGTGGCCGTCAGCTTCTGGTCCTTGGCGGAGGCGGAGTACGCCCCGCCGGTGTTGCAGTTCTTCGACGTGTCACCGGGGCACTTGTACTCGTCCTTCGACTGGACCGCCGCGGTTCCGTCGACGGTGGTTCCGCCGGACCAGCCGTCGGGCACCGGGATGCTGATGCCGTTGGCCAAGTCGGTGGCGTATCCGTCCTCGACCTGCGGCTGCCCGGACTGGCCCGGCGCGGGAGCCTGGCCGCCCGAACCGCCGGACCCGCCGGATCCGCCCGAACCACCAGATCCGCCCTGACCGCCGAAGGGACCGCCCTGGCCCCCTTGGCCACCCTGGCCCTCCGGGCCGCCGAAACCGCCCGGGCCCCGGGAGCCCGCGGCGGTCCCGCTCCGGCCGTCGTTCGCGGTGAGCGCGTAGACACCGCCGCCGATGCCCGCCAGAACCGCGACCGCCGCCGCGACGGCTATCCCGGTGCGCACCCCGCGCCGCGCGGGGGCGGGCTGCGCACCGGGATACGGGGCGAACGGGCCGCCCGGAAGTGCGCCGACGGCCGACGGCTGCTCCGGCGGACCCCATGCGGCGGCCGGATCCGCGGGGCGGACCCGGTCCGTCCATGCCTTGCCGTCCCACCAGCGCTCGGTGGCGGGCCCGTCACTTGTCTGCCCGGGGTCGGGGT
The Streptomyces sp. CGMCC 4.7035 DNA segment above includes these coding regions:
- a CDS encoding phosphatase PAP2 family protein encodes the protein MDSLTEPARGDTAAIRRPPLVREVLLVAGLFLVYKFGRQLANGHTAEAFRNAHRVWGWERSLHLPDEGAVQSALLHGEALVRAANVYYVAVHFTATAAFLVWLYVRRPDHYLWARRVLALVTGAALVVHLTFPLAPPRMLDVARLVDTGQAYGPTVYGATPQTDSMANQFAAMPSLHFGWALMVAIGLIMATRSRWRRLWLLHPLLTLAVIVGTANHYWLDAIMAAALLGIALALVPTPSPVPSQDAMPVPRSVPPPRAAEPSTAIRRTSADRPVPSDGPGLVGAVR
- a CDS encoding TetR/AcrR family transcriptional regulator produces the protein MTSQAADAPETVVASRRSKLTPEREQEFFDAVLEQIRECGYEALTMEGVAASARCSKSTLYRQWKTKPQFVAAALRASRCARIAGADTGSLAGDLRAAARAAAQWSNSDTKLLQALGHAVMQDQELAQALREALVEPEVNSLQGIVRRGVERGEVPADHPALEYVPAQLLGVMRVRPLLEGRYADEEYLVRFVEAVLLPQLGLT
- a CDS encoding DUF2510 domain-containing protein, coding for MTQVTPPGWYPDPGQTSDGPATERWWDGKAWTDRVRPADPAAAWGPPEQPSAVGALPGGPFAPYPGAQPAPARRGVRTGIAVAAAVAVLAGIGGGVYALTANDGRSGTAAGSRGPGGFGGPEGQGGQGGQGGPFGGQGGSGGSGGSGGSGGSGGQAPAPGQSGQPQVEDGYATDLANGISIPVPDGWSGGTTVDGTAAVQSKDEYKCPGDTSKNCNTGGAYSASAKDQKLTATTAEAAAKQDIAKNAEESYGGKSYGGITSHEVLASKAVTVAGQKGYMVRWKAITSKGADGYVESLVFPSPADSKRLVVVRFGLDVGSNAPEPAVLDKITKGIKASAASGDGQNI